Proteins co-encoded in one Terriglobales bacterium genomic window:
- a CDS encoding tetratricopeptide repeat protein, with protein MVFLVLSAPVSLVAQQQGSDLPDAPQPSSPPPAANTQQQNPPAAPADDQQDSDQKPGAMKRAKRHLHDQMSSGCINAVIKQGCWGKDKEGQQDGAGGDQGGSNQGQAQKQTQPPLPEGQKVPRSSPQNGPNESSSKDGEGDLGPIPDRYSSPGADDVKEMQKWDPHRAAKDIEVGDYYYKEKNYHAAESRYREALEWKPNDALATFRLAQALEKLGKNEEARKNYQTYLKILPSGELAPKAKEALKRLPAPPVNSSELNQPSSTSPLAGTPR; from the coding sequence ATGGTGTTCCTGGTTCTTAGCGCGCCGGTTTCATTGGTTGCGCAACAGCAGGGAAGTGACCTGCCCGACGCGCCCCAGCCTAGCAGTCCTCCTCCTGCAGCGAACACCCAGCAACAGAATCCTCCCGCTGCACCGGCTGACGACCAGCAGGATTCCGACCAAAAGCCGGGCGCCATGAAGCGGGCGAAGCGGCATCTGCACGACCAGATGTCGAGCGGCTGCATCAATGCGGTGATCAAGCAGGGATGCTGGGGAAAGGACAAGGAAGGTCAGCAGGACGGTGCGGGTGGTGATCAGGGTGGGAGCAATCAGGGCCAAGCACAGAAGCAGACACAGCCTCCACTGCCGGAGGGGCAGAAGGTTCCGCGATCCAGTCCACAGAATGGTCCGAATGAAAGCTCCAGCAAGGATGGTGAGGGCGATCTGGGTCCCATACCCGACCGCTACAGCAGCCCCGGTGCGGATGACGTCAAGGAGATGCAGAAGTGGGATCCGCATCGCGCCGCGAAGGATATTGAGGTAGGCGATTACTACTATAAAGAGAAGAATTATCACGCCGCGGAAAGCCGCTACCGGGAGGCGCTGGAGTGGAAGCCGAACGATGCGCTAGCTACGTTCCGACTGGCCCAGGCGCTGGAGAAGCTCGGCAAAAACGAAGAAGCACGAAAGAATTATCAGACCTACTTGAAGATCCTCCCCAGCGGGGAACTCGCGCCAAAGGCCAAGGAGGCGCTGAAGAGGCTGCCGGCTCCGCCTGTCAATTCCAGCGAATTGAATCAGCCTTCGTCTACTTCTCCGCTCGCAGGAACTCCCCGGTAG
- a CDS encoding PilZ domain-containing protein yields the protein MGRRYAPRVPVSIPVWVFGVEASGLPFAQAAQTVEISKSGAMLEGMRYAPRSGGIVTVQCGQKKGRFKVIWVGEKNTPKAGRLAIRALEPAKFGWSVSVPEASTDFFRTAEDGSLETSQLPSRGEADSKSGKKLRRRHDRFSCEVVVQVCREGGGSPMYCQMNDVSTSGCYVVTRTPLVVDSRVEFIFRDRGSDVKGRGVVRTSHACLGMGIEFTSMQPEHRQALDKFLARLANQSLKPNVDQDVEILKPIVAVAPAKPVNGDTSYYMPGAENFRAAQVLERLLQVFRESGALSREDFMKILLDSQSNQRKQADAIDYAFSAAPATPQIV from the coding sequence ATGGGCCGACGCTACGCGCCGCGTGTTCCCGTTTCTATCCCTGTGTGGGTGTTTGGAGTGGAAGCTAGTGGTCTGCCGTTCGCACAAGCAGCGCAAACGGTCGAAATCAGCAAGTCGGGCGCGATGCTTGAAGGCATGCGATACGCGCCGCGGTCTGGCGGGATTGTGACCGTGCAGTGTGGCCAGAAGAAGGGCCGATTCAAAGTTATCTGGGTGGGAGAGAAGAACACGCCGAAAGCAGGCAGGCTGGCGATCCGCGCGCTGGAGCCGGCTAAGTTCGGTTGGAGCGTATCGGTGCCGGAGGCGTCCACTGATTTCTTCCGGACGGCGGAAGATGGTTCTCTGGAGACTAGCCAGCTACCGAGCCGCGGAGAAGCTGACTCGAAGAGTGGCAAGAAACTGCGTCGGCGGCACGATCGTTTCAGTTGCGAAGTGGTTGTCCAGGTCTGCCGCGAAGGCGGTGGCAGTCCCATGTATTGCCAGATGAACGACGTGAGCACGAGCGGCTGCTACGTGGTCACGCGGACGCCGCTGGTGGTCGATTCGCGGGTGGAGTTTATTTTTCGCGACCGCGGCTCCGATGTGAAGGGGCGCGGGGTTGTGCGTACTTCGCATGCGTGTCTAGGGATGGGGATAGAGTTCACGAGCATGCAGCCAGAGCACAGGCAGGCACTCGACAAATTCTTGGCTCGTCTCGCAAATCAGTCACTGAAGCCCAATGTCGATCAGGATGTCGAAATACTGAAGCCTATAGTGGCGGTGGCACCAGCCAAGCCTGTTAACGGAGATACCAGCTATTACATGCCGGGGGCGGAGAATTTCCGCGCAGCTCAGGTGCTGGAGCGTCTGCTGCAAGTGTTTCGCGAGTCGGGCGCGCTGAGCCGGGAAGACTTCATGAAGATTCTGCTGGACTCACAGTCGAATCAGAGGAAGCAGGCCGACGCCATCGACTACGCCTTTTCGGCTGCTCCGGCGACGCCGCAGATCGTCTGA
- a CDS encoding OmpA family protein — MNRVSVIAVVAALSVSATVGCTSKKYVRQEVQPTINKVNELDDLTAKNTNAIKDVDARSQAGIKDVQTRAAAADQKALAAGQAADQAQTAANQASNRVNSLANTVANLDNYRPVAETAVHFGFDKSNLTSKAKEALDQLAGEMGSAKNYILVIDGNTDSVGPADYNYQLSQRRADAVVQYMASKYDVPAHKIFLIGLGEDKPASDNKTAKGRAENRRVDVRLMTNISDQPPTQAKNE; from the coding sequence ATGAACCGAGTTTCTGTGATAGCAGTCGTAGCCGCGCTGAGCGTCAGCGCGACGGTAGGCTGCACGAGTAAGAAGTATGTGCGGCAGGAAGTGCAGCCCACGATCAACAAGGTCAACGAGCTGGATGACCTGACGGCTAAGAATACGAATGCGATAAAGGATGTTGATGCGCGTTCCCAGGCAGGCATCAAGGACGTGCAGACGCGAGCGGCGGCGGCCGATCAGAAGGCGCTGGCAGCTGGGCAAGCTGCGGATCAGGCACAGACGGCAGCGAATCAAGCCTCAAACCGCGTGAATTCGCTGGCCAACACGGTGGCGAATCTGGACAACTACCGCCCCGTGGCAGAGACGGCGGTGCACTTCGGGTTCGACAAGTCGAACTTGACGTCGAAGGCGAAGGAAGCGCTAGATCAGCTGGCCGGCGAGATGGGAAGTGCGAAGAATTACATTCTGGTAATTGACGGCAATACCGATTCGGTCGGGCCGGCAGACTACAATTATCAGCTCAGCCAGCGGCGTGCGGATGCGGTGGTGCAGTACATGGCCTCCAAGTACGACGTTCCTGCTCATAAGATCTTTCTGATTGGCTTGGGTGAGGATAAGCCCGCGAGCGACAATAAGACCGCAAAAGGACGGGCGGAGAACCGCCGCGTCGATGTACGGCTGATGACCAACATAAGTGACCAGCCGCCGACGCAAGCCAAGAACGAATAG